One part of the Candidatus Micrarchaeia archaeon genome encodes these proteins:
- a CDS encoding NAD(P)-binding protein — protein MPVKVVVVGAGPGGMFASYLLSKHGLDVTLVEMGEDV, from the coding sequence ATGCCAGTGAAAGTAGTGGTTGTAGGTGCCGGACCGGGCGGCATGTTCGCCTCTTATCTCCTGTCCAAGCACGGCCTTGACGTTACGCTCGTGGAGATGGGCGAGGACGTC